The Cryptococcus deuterogattii R265 chromosome 6, complete sequence genomic sequence GAGCGCTGGGGGCGGaggtgggaggaggtggtggtggtggtggcgcACCCCCAGGGGGACGAgcgggaggaggtggaggtgcgCCGCCCGCACCGTCTGAACgagctggtggtggtggtgggggagGGGGTGGAGGCACAGAAGGAGCTGAAGGAGCGGCTGCTGGACGACcgggtggtggtggaggaggaggagggggtgCGGATGGTGCGGATGGTGCGGATGGTGTGGATGGTGTGGTCGGTGTGGGCGGTTGAACGATAGAGCTTGAACGGGCGGAACGAGATgcaggcggaggaggcGCCGGTTTCCGTCTGGACGTTGGTGGTGCAGGGGGTCGTGAAGGTTTTTTTGGTGCTGCTGCAGGTGGTGAGGCTGTGGCTTTCTCGATCCCTCCAGATTGATCGACAAAATCCTTGATGAActtttcattcttcttaATATCCTTCTCCGAAAAGCCCTTTTGGGTGAGTTGTTCGAGCAGCTTTTGCCAGCTTGGGTCAACAccagtggaggagaagccTGTCTCGGAATCGAATCCCATATGAGCGACATGCTTAAATGAACCGACAGACTTAAAGTGGAATAAGGTTTTGTCAGCGAGGGTGAAGAACTCGAAAAAGGTAGAcggaaaaaggagaaaaaaacgCACCGGTCCAGATATCATAGACTTGTCGATCTTCCACTTTCGCTTTTTGGTCGGGGTAgacttttcttccttcttttccttcttctctttcactttcGCTAAAAGAATGATGACCGATCAGCACGCAGCAAGTACAGTGAGGCACGCCAAGACGGTTCGTTACAAACTTACTAGCATATTTGGATCTGTTGGCGACCTTTTTGTAAAAGTCGTGTGCTTCATGCTCCGACGCAAAAACAAATGCAAATTGCAATTCCTACAATAATTTGTCGTCAGTATAAGCTGTAACATGGCTTGGTATACAATGAAACTTTAGAAACTTACATCACCCTGCCAAGTGTGGAAAAATGGCTTCTCCTGATTATACTCTATTTCGTTGGGTAATTCGTGCTCCCAGATAACACCTCTCCCCGACTATACAGGGGTATAATTGTAAGCCGGAGACCATTTAGTTTGGGATTGATGACTGTGGTCACCTACAGAGAGTGTTACAACTCGAAACCATAAACCGCCTTTCACCTTGTCTGCACAAAACACAAGTGCTCCTTCAACACCGGAGTACGACCATCTGTCATCCAGAAGAAACCCAACAATTAGCTGAATCCTTCACATCCATTATATGTCCCCCAAATCTGGATACACACGAAGTGGCGCCGGGCTTGGCTTGATAGATTCGAGCAACAGTAGCGGTAATAATCTTGTTCGTCGAGCTTGAGGTGGGGATAGCCTTTTTGACTTTGGCCTTGTCATCCGCCGACAGAGATGTTGCAGGTGCCATGGTGATGGATGACCGAGGGGGCAGGCGAGTTGAGGCGCAAAAAATGAGGATGTGAAAAgtgcaagaggaagatgtggatTCGAGCCAACAGAAGTGACGACGACACCGCACGAAAGGTGTCATCGAGCGATAATATCTTGAAGCGGCTCACGCCGCATTCCGTAcgtcttcgtctttctcGGCACCCGGTTTGCCGACCGCCGACTTTAGGATACACTCATGATCAATTACTCCTAATATTCGTATCATTAGCATTGTATCTCTTGCGGTTCACTACAGTATCTCTCGGTGTCTACAGCCAAAGAGGTTCAGCCGCCATTTTAGAAGTACGTTTGGGCAAAAGTTTAATCTGACTGTACTAGGAACAGACATGACGGACCCTATATACTACTACCACGATATAAAATGTAAAGCAAAAGCAGAAGTGCGACGTCCAAGCCGTCTTTCAAGTAAACGTCAAAGTTCTCCGAGTGGGAAGTTGAGGCGATGACGTTCTCATTCATGGCAAAACATTAAATGACTGCGCTACACCTTTTGATCATTCAGCTGTCAGGATCCCAGAACTAACCATGCTTATACACAGCACTCGGAAGTAGGAAGGCTCACTTTTGCTGGGAATTTGAAGAAACCCAATAGGCCAAGCAGTTGATTTAAACATGATCCTAAACCCTACAACGCATCTATTTACGGAAGTGATAGGCACGGGAGACATAGACATTACAATATACAGAACAACAGTCGGTGAATCATGGTGCTATGGTCTGCCGAAGGCCGTCTTGATTTCGATTTTTCGTGATATTTTTAACTTGGACTTATACCAAAAGGCTGTCCGATCTCGGCTAACGAACGAACATCCCCGAATCTATGCATCGTTTATCCGCTATCTGTCACCTTTTCTCACAGttgttctttttctgaTGGATTAGACCGCACGATCTGCAATAACCTTTACAAACCGTTTGTTAAGTCTATTGTATCAGCCTGTGCCTTATCTGCTGTTGAGTAGGATCACAGATTAGTATATTATACTACATCAAGTTGGCAAAGAGGAGTCTCTTAATTAGGTCTTCTTCGCCTACCGCCGCCTCGAGTTGATTAAAGAATGCTCCGTTGCTGCTTATATTAAGATTATGTTCCTATCTCAGACCCACACCGCCCTTCCCTCTGCACTACTATAGCCAATACTAAGTTACTAGATGATCACGTGGATCGATGTCAATAGTAGCTGAATCCCGGGAGAAGTGATGGCCAAACCGGGAGGGAAGAACCAGTGACGTATAAAAGGGGCCATATGATGAGAGGCAGGGATGATCATGAACGAAAAGGAAGACTCGGGATGTCAAGCGAACAAGCTTCGCATCGATCAAACACGCCTACCGTACCGTGCAGTCATCCATATACGTACTCTGTACGTAGGTTGATATAAATAAGCGTTCAACGCGTCAAACGCGTACAAGCCTATCGTTAATAATACCTATGTATATGTGCGGTTTTGCGAGTTTTTGGCGGATGAGGTGCAGTTTTTGTTCTTCGGCAGTGTCCGACCTCTGAGACAGCTTGCAGTTTTCAGAACTGGAATACACAATCAGGGAATCGGGAGTCCGGGATAAGTAGTCGTTATGTTATTTACGTCACATATACTTTCCGGTTTCAGTTCTTGGGCTCAATTACCCAAAGCGGCgctctccaccttctttcccccGAACTGGGAAGCTGTGAAGGTGGGCCGGCGCGGCGCAGGCTGAGAATTTGCCAGTGTTAGGCAGCAAGTCAGGGACTACTTCACGTGTCGGTTC encodes the following:
- a CDS encoding wiskott-Aldrich syndrome protein, with amino-acid sequence MAPATSLSADDKAKVKKAIPTSSSTNKIITATVARIYQAKPGATSWSYSGVEGALVFCADKVKGGLWFRVVTLSSGRGVIWEHELPNEIEYNQEKPFFHTWQGDELQFAFVFASEHEAHDFYKKVANRSKYATKVKEKKEKKEEKSTPTKKRKWKIDKSMISGPSVGSFKHVAHMGFDSETGFSSTGVDPSWQKLLEQLTQKGFSEKDIKKNEKFIKDFVDQSGGIEKATASPPAAAPKKPSRPPAPPTSRRKPAPPPPASRSARSSSIVQPPTPTTPSTPSAPSAPSAPPPPPPPPPGRPAAAPSAPSVPPPPPPPPPPARSDGAGGAPPPPPARPPGGAPPPPPPPPTSAPSAPPLPAVSGGRSALLASIQGRGVHSLKKVDPSEQKVSPLAGGGTTGAGAGAAAAGAIAGGGAAAAVAATTEDTPDLASSLAAALSKRKADIGSDEEDEESEEEWD